A DNA window from Thalassospiraceae bacterium LMO-JJ14 contains the following coding sequences:
- the pyk gene encoding pyruvate kinase: protein MDTHSPGREDGKSQVSRRTKIVATLGPSSSSPQMIEAIFKAGVEVFRLNFSHGSHDDHAERVAIIRDLEKSTGRLTCILADLQGPKFRIGNFMNGRAKLEPGASFRFDLSDAPGDTTRVQLPHPEILKVVQPGHHVLLDDGKVRVRIEEAGADYALGHVLVGGILSDHKGFNVPDTSVDVPALTAKDKIDLAFALSLGVDWIALSFVQSAQDVQQARLLVGDRAGIMVKLEKPSAVHDLAKILDVADAVMIARGDLGVEMSAEELPAIQKRIIMAARQMGKPVVVATQMLESMVNAPVPTRAETSDVANAVYDGTDAVMLSAESAAGQFPLEAVQTMARILKMAERDASGFAIDPLLLEDAAMRRAAVVTRAACASATVLQAVGLVTFTTSGSTTLCAARERVPLRLLSLSPRLETARRLVICYGVTSVSCPDAQSFGDMVDISCKMATSTGIAKPGDELAIIAGVPFGTPGTTNVMRVFVVPPAKESNRI, encoded by the coding sequence ATGGATACACATTCACCCGGGCGTGAGGACGGTAAATCTCAGGTCAGTCGCAGAACGAAAATCGTTGCGACTCTGGGACCGTCCTCATCGTCACCTCAGATGATAGAGGCAATTTTCAAAGCCGGGGTCGAGGTTTTTCGTCTGAATTTCAGTCACGGTAGTCATGACGATCACGCCGAGCGCGTGGCGATTATCCGGGATCTTGAGAAATCCACGGGAAGGCTGACCTGTATTCTGGCCGACCTGCAGGGGCCCAAGTTCCGTATCGGCAATTTCATGAACGGTCGGGCAAAACTGGAACCGGGCGCATCGTTCCGTTTTGATTTGTCAGACGCTCCCGGCGATACCACTCGCGTCCAGTTGCCTCACCCCGAGATATTGAAAGTCGTGCAGCCAGGCCATCATGTTCTACTGGATGATGGCAAGGTCCGGGTGCGAATAGAGGAGGCCGGCGCGGACTATGCACTCGGGCATGTGTTGGTCGGTGGCATTCTTTCAGATCACAAAGGCTTTAACGTCCCCGATACAAGTGTCGACGTCCCCGCGTTAACAGCCAAAGATAAAATTGATCTCGCTTTCGCATTGTCACTGGGTGTCGACTGGATTGCACTATCGTTTGTTCAGTCTGCGCAGGATGTTCAGCAAGCCAGGCTTCTTGTCGGCGACCGTGCCGGCATCATGGTGAAACTTGAAAAACCAAGTGCGGTACATGATCTGGCGAAGATTCTGGATGTTGCCGATGCTGTGATGATCGCACGTGGCGACCTGGGCGTGGAAATGTCGGCGGAAGAACTCCCCGCCATTCAGAAGCGCATCATCATGGCGGCGCGGCAGATGGGGAAACCCGTGGTCGTCGCGACGCAAATGCTGGAATCAATGGTCAACGCCCCGGTTCCAACGCGCGCGGAAACGTCGGACGTCGCGAACGCGGTATATGACGGAACCGATGCCGTGATGCTGTCCGCGGAAAGTGCTGCAGGCCAGTTCCCCCTTGAAGCCGTTCAGACCATGGCCCGTATTCTTAAAATGGCGGAGCGCGATGCCTCCGGTTTTGCCATTGACCCGCTGCTTCTTGAGGATGCTGCCATGCGCCGGGCAGCAGTCGTAACACGCGCAGCCTGTGCATCCGCGACCGTGCTGCAGGCGGTGGGCCTGGTCACTTTCACGACATCCGGATCGACCACCCTGTGCGCCGCACGAGAGCGAGTGCCGCTTCGGCTGCTTTCGTTGTCACCCAGGCTCGAAACCGCGCGCCGCCTGGTGATTTGCTACGGGGTAACAAGCGTGAGCTGCCCAGACGCCCAGTCGTTCGGCGACATGGTGGATATCAGCTGCAAGATGGCCACAAGCACAGGGATAGCAAAACCCGGCGACGAGCTCGCCATCATTGCCGGCGTGCCATTCGGCACACCAGGGACGACGAATGTCATGCGCGTGTTTGTCGTGCCACCGGCAAAAGAGTCGAACAGGATTTAA
- a CDS encoding extracellular solute-binding protein, giving the protein MRRSTAFGTAALLITLASSPASALEGSLTIVTSYPPDTTTTFEEAFEKKYPGVNVEMLKKKTSAGIKYLQETAGNNKADMFWASAPDAFEVLKSDNLLQKYSVKVGGIPEKVGAFPINDPDGYYKGFAASGYGIMWNTRYMKAKDLPAPKEWSDLKKAVYFGHTGMSAPSRSGTTHLTVETLLQGLGWEKGWAEWKAIAGNFKTVTERSFGVPDGVNSGAFGAGIVIDFFGLSSQASGFPVEFAYPTVTTLVPANIAIVKNAPNQEAAAAFIEFLLSTEGQELLLDPKIRRLPVNPATYAKAPADFPNPFKDKSIGAAVKFDLDLSKSRYNVINSLFDVMITYRLDDLVAATKAIQKAEAKLAGNNNAEAAKLIAEAHALVNAVPVTAAQASEKDFNKIFKKKRKKADTKVTGRQAEIEREWDTVTKANYEKAKELAEKAVSLL; this is encoded by the coding sequence ATGAGACGTTCTACTGCGTTCGGCACTGCCGCGCTTTTGATTACCCTAGCCTCCAGCCCGGCCTCGGCCCTCGAGGGCAGCCTGACGATCGTCACATCGTATCCGCCGGATACGACGACGACCTTCGAAGAAGCGTTCGAGAAAAAATACCCCGGCGTCAATGTGGAGATGCTCAAAAAGAAAACCTCAGCCGGGATCAAGTACCTGCAAGAAACGGCAGGTAACAACAAGGCCGACATGTTCTGGGCGTCCGCGCCTGATGCTTTCGAAGTTCTCAAGAGCGACAACCTTCTGCAGAAGTACTCGGTGAAGGTCGGCGGCATTCCTGAAAAGGTGGGAGCCTTCCCGATCAACGACCCGGACGGTTACTACAAGGGGTTTGCCGCATCGGGATACGGGATCATGTGGAATACCCGCTACATGAAGGCCAAGGACTTGCCTGCGCCGAAAGAATGGTCTGACCTCAAGAAAGCCGTCTATTTCGGTCACACCGGAATGAGCGCACCGTCACGTTCCGGGACCACGCACCTGACCGTCGAAACCCTTCTGCAGGGCCTCGGATGGGAAAAAGGCTGGGCCGAATGGAAGGCAATTGCCGGTAACTTCAAGACTGTCACCGAGCGCAGCTTCGGCGTACCGGACGGTGTCAATTCCGGGGCTTTCGGTGCGGGGATCGTGATCGACTTCTTCGGTCTGTCGTCGCAGGCCTCTGGGTTCCCGGTCGAATTCGCCTATCCGACGGTAACGACGCTGGTGCCCGCCAACATCGCGATCGTCAAGAACGCGCCGAACCAGGAAGCCGCAGCCGCATTCATCGAGTTTCTGCTCTCGACCGAAGGTCAGGAACTTCTTCTCGATCCGAAAATCCGCCGCCTGCCTGTTAACCCGGCGACTTATGCCAAGGCACCGGCAGACTTCCCGAACCCGTTCAAGGACAAGTCGATCGGCGCTGCTGTGAAGTTCGACCTGGATCTGTCGAAAAGCCGCTACAACGTGATCAACTCGCTTTTTGACGTGATGATCACGTACCGTCTCGACGATCTGGTTGCCGCCACCAAGGCCATCCAGAAAGCCGAAGCCAAACTCGCCGGCAACAACAATGCCGAGGCCGCCAAGCTGATTGCGGAAGCGCATGCACTCGTCAACGCCGTACCGGTTACCGCCGCACAAGCGAGTGAGAAGGACTTCAACAAGATCTTCAAGAAGAAACGGAAGAAGGCCGACACGAAGGTCACGGGCCGCCAGGCCGAGATCGAGCGTGAATGGGACACCGTTACCAAAGCGAATTACGAGAAGGCTAAGGAGTTGGCCGAGAAAGCAGTCTCCCTGCTGTAA
- a CDS encoding ABC transporter ATP-binding protein, translating into MNPNTGKSAGVVIEQLNLSFGDVHVLKGVDLSIESGEFFAFLGPSGSGKSTLLRCIAGFGPTPTGRILIDDNDVAGRPPWQRDVGMVFQSYALWPHMTVRKNVAFGLEERRIAASEIRDRVDAALDLVGLRNLAERRPSQLSGGQQQRIALARTIVVEPKVLLLDEPLSNLDSNLRVQMRREIRELQQKLKLTTIFVTHDQEEANTTCDRMAVLENGVIQQIGSPVELYDNPSNLFVAKFLGTANIINGTIHVSNGGKVFHTSSGATIPLGDDAGDGQSVVFRPQNVDIVEPGHKPSGECASISGTVEYTEFLGSTVRYGVDVAGDMIMVDHPHRSNERVFTGGDKVDLMIDRKSILVLAA; encoded by the coding sequence ATGAACCCGAACACTGGTAAATCCGCCGGCGTCGTCATCGAACAACTGAACCTATCGTTCGGCGATGTCCACGTTCTGAAAGGCGTCGACCTTTCTATCGAGTCTGGAGAGTTTTTTGCCTTCCTCGGGCCGTCCGGTTCCGGGAAATCAACGCTCCTGAGATGCATCGCCGGGTTCGGGCCGACGCCGACGGGGCGTATCCTGATCGATGACAACGATGTCGCCGGACGTCCGCCATGGCAACGCGATGTCGGCATGGTTTTCCAAAGCTACGCGCTGTGGCCGCACATGACGGTACGCAAGAATGTCGCTTTCGGCCTCGAAGAGCGCCGGATAGCAGCATCGGAAATCCGCGACCGCGTCGATGCCGCGTTGGATCTCGTGGGGCTGCGGAACCTTGCGGAACGCCGGCCCTCGCAGCTTTCGGGCGGCCAGCAGCAACGCATCGCACTGGCGCGGACGATCGTCGTCGAACCCAAGGTCCTGCTTCTCGATGAACCGTTATCCAATCTGGATTCGAACCTGCGGGTTCAGATGCGTCGGGAAATCCGTGAACTTCAGCAGAAACTCAAACTGACGACAATCTTCGTTACCCATGACCAGGAGGAAGCGAATACCACATGCGACCGAATGGCAGTGCTCGAAAATGGGGTCATCCAGCAGATCGGCTCGCCCGTGGAACTTTACGACAACCCCTCCAACCTGTTCGTCGCCAAGTTCCTGGGAACGGCAAACATCATCAACGGCACCATTCATGTATCGAACGGAGGGAAGGTCTTCCACACGTCATCCGGCGCGACAATACCGCTCGGCGACGATGCAGGGGATGGACAATCCGTTGTCTTCCGGCCACAGAATGTCGACATCGTGGAGCCCGGTCACAAACCGAGCGGCGAGTGCGCCTCCATCTCAGGAACGGTTGAATACACCGAGTTTCTGGGTTCAACGGTGCGATATGGCGTCGATGTCGCAGGCGACATGATTATGGTCGACCATCCGCATCGCAGCAACGAACGTGTTTTCACTGGCGGCGACAAGGTCGATCTGATGATCGACCGGAAGAGCATTCTAGTGCTAGCGGCATAG
- the pyk gene encoding pyruvate kinase, producing MPGFCRRTKIVVTLGPSSSSPNMIEKLFEAGADVFRLNFSHGTHADHAARIKEIRTLEEKTGRLTCVLADLQGPKFRIGTFENGRVILSPDQEFRFDASDKPGDGCRVYLPHPEVLDALRPGHFILLDDGKIRVCVEDVSKGEVIARVVNGGTLSDRKGFNIPDTKVAVSSLTPKDEEDLAFALSLGVDWVALSFVQSPQDVIYARTLIGDKAGLMVKLEKPSAIRELDEIIDTADAVMVARGDLGVEMPAEELPAIQKRIVRAARHAGKPVVIATQMLESMINTPVPTRAETSDVANAVYDGTDAVMLSAESAAGRYPLEAVRMMAKILVSAEKDVGCIEMPPVLLADRKSRRAAVVTRAACHAATEMQAACLVTFTTSGSTTLCATRERMPLTVLSLSPSLETARRLAVCYGAMSVNCPDASSFDDMVVISYAMAAEVGAAAAGDEVVIIAGVPFGTPGATNVMRVIEVPSS from the coding sequence ATGCCGGGGTTCTGCCGCCGCACCAAAATTGTCGTGACTTTAGGTCCGTCATCTTCCTCACCGAATATGATCGAGAAGTTATTCGAGGCGGGTGCCGACGTGTTTCGGCTTAACTTCAGTCACGGTACTCATGCCGATCATGCCGCCCGCATCAAGGAAATCCGGACACTTGAAGAGAAAACCGGCAGGCTCACTTGCGTGCTGGCCGACCTGCAAGGACCCAAGTTCCGCATTGGTACGTTTGAAAATGGTCGAGTGATACTCAGCCCTGATCAAGAGTTTCGTTTCGACGCATCGGATAAGCCAGGGGACGGCTGCCGTGTGTACTTGCCGCATCCGGAAGTTCTCGATGCATTGCGGCCCGGTCATTTTATTTTGCTGGACGATGGTAAGATCCGTGTATGTGTCGAAGATGTGTCGAAAGGCGAAGTTATTGCCCGGGTCGTGAACGGCGGCACCCTCTCCGACAGGAAAGGGTTCAACATACCGGATACGAAAGTGGCCGTCTCTTCATTGACGCCCAAAGATGAGGAGGATTTGGCGTTTGCATTGTCACTGGGTGTTGACTGGGTCGCGCTATCATTCGTCCAGTCACCACAGGATGTGATCTATGCGCGTACGCTGATCGGCGACAAGGCAGGCTTGATGGTGAAGCTGGAGAAGCCGAGTGCCATTCGTGAACTCGACGAAATCATCGACACGGCTGATGCAGTCATGGTTGCACGAGGCGATCTTGGGGTGGAAATGCCGGCGGAGGAACTCCCCGCCATTCAGAAACGGATCGTCAGGGCGGCGCGACATGCAGGCAAGCCTGTTGTGATTGCGACGCAGATGCTGGAATCCATGATCAACACACCGGTGCCGACACGCGCGGAGACATCCGACGTTGCAAATGCCGTTTATGATGGTACGGATGCGGTGATGCTGTCGGCCGAGAGTGCTGCGGGACGTTATCCGCTGGAAGCCGTGCGAATGATGGCCAAAATCCTTGTCAGCGCAGAGAAGGATGTCGGCTGCATTGAGATGCCGCCGGTATTGTTGGCGGACAGGAAGTCGCGGCGTGCTGCCGTCGTCACCCGGGCGGCATGCCATGCGGCAACGGAAATGCAGGCTGCTTGTCTGGTGACGTTCACGACGTCCGGCTCCACCACGCTTTGCGCAACGCGGGAGCGCATGCCGCTCACCGTGTTGTCGTTATCACCGTCTTTGGAAACGGCACGCAGACTTGCCGTCTGCTATGGCGCGATGAGTGTCAATTGCCCCGATGCCAGCTCGTTCGACGACATGGTGGTGATAAGTTATGCGATGGCTGCTGAGGTCGGTGCAGCTGCGGCAGGTGACGAAGTCGTCATCATTGCCGGCGTCCCGTTTGGGACGCCCGGCGCAACGAACGTGATGCGGGTAATCGAGGTGCCGTCGAGCTGA
- a CDS encoding sigma-54 dependent transcriptional regulator, with product MGISEWGKVLFIDDEEDVRISGAQTLEIEGFEVLTLDNAQAALDELSASSPAMVVTDVKMPGMNGMELLNRIVAVDPDLPVVLITGHGDVHLAVEAIRAGAYDFIEKPADPERLIDVVRRALEKRRLVIENRSLRLAHDSQGEMERRIIGSTPVMAELRHTIADLANTDVDVLIHGETGTGKELVARCLHDFGMRRDRRFVALNCGALPDSVIESELFGHEAGAFTGANKRRIGKIEYAEGGTLFLDEIESMPPAVQVRLLRVLQERTIERLGGNDPIAVDIRVITAAKLDLREAANDGTFREDLYYRLHVASVDLPALRDRREDIPLLFGQFAEAAGARFHRPVPAIDSTKINELLSRSWPGNVRELRNAAERFVLGMAASQGNGRNPGGPHAVGASEANTLEQRMADFERDTIKVALRDSQGRVGKAAEALGIPRKRLYLRMQKYGLNADAFKA from the coding sequence ATGGGTATCAGCGAATGGGGCAAGGTCCTCTTCATCGACGACGAGGAAGATGTCCGGATTTCCGGTGCTCAGACACTGGAGATAGAGGGCTTCGAGGTGCTGACGCTGGATAACGCCCAGGCGGCGCTGGACGAACTGTCGGCCTCGTCCCCGGCGATGGTCGTCACCGACGTCAAAATGCCCGGGATGAACGGGATGGAACTGCTCAACCGTATCGTTGCCGTCGACCCCGATCTGCCTGTGGTCCTGATCACAGGACACGGCGATGTGCATCTTGCGGTCGAGGCGATACGTGCCGGCGCATACGACTTCATCGAGAAACCGGCCGATCCGGAACGTCTGATCGACGTCGTACGCCGTGCGCTGGAAAAACGTCGCCTGGTCATCGAGAACCGGAGTTTGCGCCTGGCGCACGATTCACAAGGAGAGATGGAACGCCGGATCATCGGCTCGACGCCGGTCATGGCCGAACTGCGACATACGATTGCCGATCTCGCGAATACGGACGTCGATGTACTGATTCACGGTGAAACCGGGACAGGCAAGGAACTGGTGGCAAGGTGTCTGCACGATTTCGGCATGCGCCGCGACAGGCGGTTTGTCGCATTGAACTGCGGTGCGCTGCCCGACTCCGTTATCGAAAGTGAGTTGTTCGGCCACGAGGCCGGTGCCTTCACCGGCGCGAACAAACGACGGATCGGCAAGATCGAATATGCCGAAGGGGGTACTCTTTTCCTCGACGAGATCGAGAGCATGCCGCCCGCGGTACAGGTTCGTCTGTTGCGCGTTTTGCAGGAACGCACGATCGAGCGACTTGGCGGGAACGATCCTATTGCCGTCGACATCCGCGTCATTACCGCCGCCAAACTGGATTTGCGTGAGGCTGCAAACGACGGGACGTTTCGCGAGGACTTGTACTACCGGCTTCATGTCGCCAGCGTGGATCTCCCCGCTTTGCGCGATCGACGTGAAGACATCCCCCTTCTATTCGGGCAATTCGCCGAGGCGGCAGGGGCACGATTCCACCGTCCGGTACCGGCCATCGACAGTACCAAAATAAACGAACTACTGTCTCGGTCATGGCCCGGCAACGTGCGCGAATTGAGAAATGCCGCGGAACGCTTTGTACTCGGGATGGCGGCATCGCAAGGGAACGGCCGTAACCCCGGCGGTCCGCACGCCGTCGGCGCAAGCGAAGCGAATACACTTGAGCAGCGTATGGCGGATTTTGAACGCGATACCATCAAGGTTGCACTGCGTGACAGCCAAGGACGCGTCGGCAAGGCGGCGGAAGCTCTGGGCATCCCCCGAAAACGGCTTTACCTGCGCATGCAGAAGTACGGTTTGAATGCGGATGCGTTCAAGGCCTGA
- a CDS encoding histidine phosphatase family protein — MELMPAPDLLLLRHGETQWNREGRYQGQQDSPLSLTGIGQVRAVAETLKAQFGDLSMYQVWASPLARTRQSVSILCDELGVTYGAVHFDDRLKERNYGRWEGLTRDDITAGYADDLAREHQDRWGFAIPEGGESFADVASRLGRWLEERAADQPLIVMAHGGSGRVLRGIYAGMGTDEIFACNDPQSTIYFLENGTTRTFAADPDALHAFGCSDAGLGVRI; from the coding sequence ATGGAACTCATGCCGGCACCAGACTTGCTCCTGCTCCGTCATGGCGAAACACAGTGGAACCGAGAGGGCCGATACCAGGGACAGCAGGACTCTCCGCTGAGCCTAACCGGCATTGGTCAGGTACGCGCAGTGGCGGAGACGCTTAAGGCGCAGTTTGGCGATCTTAGCATGTATCAAGTCTGGGCGAGCCCGCTTGCAAGGACCCGCCAATCGGTCTCGATCCTTTGTGATGAGCTGGGCGTGACCTATGGGGCGGTGCACTTCGACGACCGGCTGAAAGAAAGGAACTACGGCCGATGGGAAGGTCTGACCCGAGACGATATCACCGCGGGTTACGCGGACGATCTGGCCCGCGAGCACCAGGACCGATGGGGGTTTGCCATCCCGGAGGGCGGTGAGAGTTTCGCCGACGTTGCTAGCCGCTTAGGACGCTGGCTGGAAGAGCGTGCGGCGGACCAGCCGCTCATCGTGATGGCGCATGGTGGTTCGGGGCGTGTTCTGCGTGGCATTTATGCCGGGATGGGAACAGACGAAATCTTCGCCTGTAACGATCCGCAATCCACGATCTATTTTCTCGAAAACGGGACGACGAGAACATTTGCTGCAGACCCGGATGCGCTGCATGCATTCGGCTGCAGCGATGCGGGCCTGGGTGTAAGGATTTAA
- a CDS encoding iron ABC transporter permease, protein MALPLSSVQRGPAAAGVLITLFLLLFLVVPVAKVVFVAFQDPNTGAFTLINFADFFRNSLFQESFFNSFYVSAMSVLLSTIIAMPLAYFTTRFNFGGAILIQTLGVIPLIMPPFVGAVAMQLLFGANGSVNLLLDEHLGITIPFMRGLNGVILVESIHYFPFILINLSAALNNIDRAMEESAQNLGASGLRLFRRIVFPLSMPGYVAGAALVFIKVFDDLGTPLLLNVNNMLAPQAYLRVSSIGISDPMGYVISVILVGFSLLSLWVSLLALKNKDYATVQKGGGGLMRRDLRTWEKVGCYAVVIVILLFVLSPHFGLALLSFGTVWSYAVLPDAYTFDHYREVFGSASQYISNTLLYAGIAALLDVILATGIAYIVWRTKLIGRKWLDYVASAALAVPGVVLGIGYLRTYHSFDIPIIDEPLASWWVIIVIAMTIRRLPYALRACVAAIQQVSVMLEEAAENLGATKGRTVWRIVIPLMSGGILAGFVTSFATASVELSATIMLVAKNSDAPLAFGIYEFMQSAAGRGPGAALGIIAVLFVGIGTYISHVIIERSNKAREQSTNVAEGAAQ, encoded by the coding sequence ATGGCTCTACCCCTCTCATCCGTACAACGGGGCCCCGCGGCTGCCGGCGTGCTGATCACGCTCTTCTTGCTGCTATTCCTTGTGGTGCCGGTTGCCAAGGTCGTCTTCGTGGCGTTCCAGGATCCTAATACCGGTGCGTTCACCCTCATCAACTTTGCCGATTTCTTCCGGAACTCGCTGTTTCAGGAATCGTTCTTTAACTCGTTTTACGTGTCTGCGATGTCGGTGCTTCTTTCGACGATCATCGCGATGCCACTCGCCTATTTCACGACGCGCTTCAACTTCGGCGGTGCGATACTCATTCAAACGCTTGGGGTGATCCCCTTGATCATGCCACCTTTTGTCGGCGCCGTTGCCATGCAGTTGCTGTTCGGCGCCAACGGGTCGGTCAACCTGCTTCTCGATGAACACCTTGGTATTACCATTCCGTTCATGAGAGGTCTGAACGGCGTCATCCTGGTCGAAAGCATCCACTACTTTCCGTTTATCCTCATCAACCTGTCCGCAGCACTCAACAACATCGACCGCGCGATGGAAGAGTCAGCGCAGAACCTCGGCGCGAGCGGGCTTCGCTTGTTCCGCAGGATCGTATTCCCGCTTTCAATGCCCGGCTATGTCGCCGGCGCGGCGCTGGTCTTTATCAAGGTCTTCGACGATCTCGGCACGCCTTTATTGCTGAACGTTAACAACATGCTTGCGCCGCAGGCTTACCTCAGGGTGTCGTCGATCGGCATATCCGATCCCATGGGGTACGTCATTTCCGTGATCCTCGTCGGATTTTCACTGCTCTCACTCTGGGTGTCGTTGCTGGCCCTGAAAAACAAGGATTACGCAACCGTGCAGAAAGGGGGCGGCGGACTAATGCGCCGTGACCTCAGAACATGGGAGAAGGTCGGCTGCTATGCGGTTGTGATCGTCATTCTGCTATTCGTGCTATCACCGCATTTCGGACTGGCCCTGCTTTCTTTCGGTACGGTGTGGTCCTACGCCGTCCTGCCGGATGCTTACACTTTCGATCACTACCGGGAGGTCTTCGGGAGTGCGTCGCAGTACATCTCGAATACACTGCTTTACGCCGGGATCGCCGCATTACTGGACGTCATCTTGGCAACGGGGATAGCCTACATCGTCTGGCGGACCAAGCTGATCGGCCGAAAGTGGCTCGATTACGTGGCCTCGGCGGCGTTGGCCGTGCCGGGTGTGGTTCTGGGTATAGGTTATCTGCGAACCTATCACAGCTTCGACATTCCGATCATCGACGAGCCGCTGGCATCATGGTGGGTCATCATCGTCATCGCCATGACGATCCGCCGGCTGCCATATGCCCTGCGTGCATGCGTTGCCGCCATTCAGCAAGTCAGCGTCATGCTTGAGGAAGCGGCGGAAAACCTGGGAGCTACAAAGGGCCGGACCGTCTGGCGCATTGTCATTCCCTTGATGTCAGGCGGAATCCTGGCCGGTTTCGTCACCAGCTTTGCAACCGCGTCGGTAGAGTTGTCGGCAACCATCATGCTGGTCGCCAAGAATTCCGATGCACCACTGGCGTTCGGCATTTACGAATTCATGCAATCGGCCGCAGGCCGTGGACCGGGTGCGGCGCTGGGGATCATCGCCGTTCTATTCGTCGGCATCGGCACTTACATCTCACATGTCATCATCGAGCGCAGCAATAAGGCGCGCGAGCAAAGCACCAACGTTGCGGAAGGAGCCGCCCAATGA